In one window of uncultured Sphaerochaeta sp. DNA:
- a CDS encoding pyridoxal phosphate-dependent aminotransferase — translation MHMSHRISAFQCSPIRRLSPYARDAVNRGIKVYHLNIGQPDIKTPPQVIEAVQNYDQSIIAYGNSEGMQELREALPAYYAKYGLNVDAEDILITTGGSEALQFAFMTLCDPYDEIIIPEPYYTNVSSFAHSAMVDLVPVTSNMEEEFSLPDISAFEQKISRKTGAILLCSPNNPTGHVYTKDELLQLLNLCKKHDIFLIVDEVYREFCYDGKEFTSVLSFDEFSDRVICVDSFSKRYSMCGARIGALVSKNKEVLENALKLSQARLCPPDIEQVAALAALSTDDSYLREVKIEYEKRRDFIVDALQKIDGVKVSNPKGAFYLVAELPVDDAESFATFMLRDFDFQGETVMVAPCEDFYVTKGLGHRQVRIAYVLNTDDLAKAAACIEAGLAAYRAQM, via the coding sequence ATGCACATGTCACATAGAATTTCAGCTTTTCAATGTTCTCCTATTCGCCGCCTCTCTCCGTATGCTCGCGATGCAGTGAACCGGGGAATCAAAGTCTATCATCTGAATATCGGGCAACCCGATATAAAGACCCCTCCTCAGGTTATTGAGGCAGTTCAGAACTATGACCAAAGCATTATTGCCTACGGAAATAGTGAGGGGATGCAAGAACTTCGTGAGGCCCTCCCCGCCTACTATGCAAAGTATGGTCTTAATGTGGATGCAGAGGATATTCTCATCACCACCGGTGGGAGTGAAGCACTTCAGTTTGCATTCATGACGCTTTGTGATCCATATGATGAGATCATCATTCCTGAACCGTATTATACCAATGTCTCCTCCTTCGCCCACTCTGCGATGGTTGACTTGGTCCCCGTTACCAGCAACATGGAGGAGGAGTTTTCCCTTCCCGATATCAGTGCCTTTGAACAGAAGATTTCCAGGAAGACTGGGGCAATTCTTCTGTGTAGCCCCAATAATCCTACTGGACATGTCTATACGAAGGATGAGCTGTTACAGCTTCTGAATCTCTGCAAGAAGCATGACATTTTCCTGATTGTCGATGAGGTGTACCGTGAGTTCTGTTATGACGGAAAGGAGTTCACCAGTGTCCTTTCCTTTGACGAGTTCAGTGACCGGGTCATCTGCGTGGATAGTTTCTCAAAACGATACAGCATGTGTGGAGCTCGAATCGGTGCCTTGGTCAGCAAGAACAAGGAAGTCTTGGAGAATGCTCTCAAGCTCTCCCAGGCTCGCTTGTGTCCTCCTGATATTGAACAGGTGGCTGCTCTTGCTGCGTTAAGTACTGATGACTCCTATCTCCGTGAAGTAAAGATTGAGTATGAGAAGAGAAGGGATTTCATTGTTGATGCGCTGCAGAAAATCGACGGGGTGAAAGTGAGCAACCCTAAGGGTGCTTTCTATCTTGTGGCAGAACTTCCAGTGGATGATGCAGAGTCATTTGCTACTTTCATGCTTCGTGATTTTGATTTCCAAGGGGAGACGGTCATGGTCGCCCCCTGTGAGGATTTCTATGTGACCAAAGGGTTGGGACACCGACAGGTTAGAATTGCCTACGTGCTCAACACCGATGACCTGGCAAAAGCAGCCGCCTGCATTGAAGCAGGCCTTGCTGCCTACCGCGCTCAGATGTGA